The region ttctttgatttttctgttttcacgcaagctatcttgttccaatggtttcattctcctttaaaacaaacaaaaggcAGAGGAACCGTGATATTATATAcacttaacattttttccaaaacagtGTGCagaaacgtaaaaatgaccatatgatggtgtttttttgcatggtcagccccccccccactttgaaaaccggcCCGGTTTTATTAAGGCATAGGACAAATTGAGAAATACTGTAAGCACCTTATAAAATCAGCTCATTGATGAATTACAAGTGACGGGCATACCAATTTTAAagacctgggccctgtcttacaaagagttaagattgatccgaTCGATCACAACTATGgtcggccagcaacgtcaacatataaaatacatgtgtgTTCAAAAgtatttctagatatgaatgtatatccataaatcaATTGACTTCTTGCCAaattggtgtgttctcctttctTTACAACCAACGTTTTGCACATagcctgtagaaaaaattatgacattgatggatttccatagagtttaATAAGATTGATTGGAtgaatcgtaactctttgtaagacggtggCCAGCTCTGCCTgagcatgaaataaataatacataataGGCTATGATATACAGACGTGAGAAAGAGATTGGAGGGATAAGCTTGAGTAACTAAATCATGAGTCTCTTGCCAAAAGCATGAGGTATGTCTGAGGTGTCACAAGGGGAAGTAGCATGAAAACTAAAAATGTTAACTATGTCGTAATGGTAATTCAAATATAAATGGGTTCCTGAGGCAATGTACAGCTTCGATATGCGAACGTGATCTTCtgatctctctctcttctgAGTTTCTTCATCTATGGATATGGTGGCAATCTGTGAACATAAATGGGTTCCTGTACCGTTTGTCTTTATCCAGTAGATGCTGAATCAGCAATGTTCACAGCTGTGGAAAGAGCAGAACAGTAGAAGTAGGTTTTAGAATCCTCTTAAGTATAAAGTAAGGACATGATTATGATTACTCAAATAGATTTTGATAAACCTCTATAATGTATtcagagaaaaacaaaataaaaacatgcagGATCACATATTGAATAGGAGTCAGCCTACATTGGATTGCTGGGGTCCTGTAAAGTACTTAGTAAAGGCATTATATCCTTAAAGCCTCgatatttttcttcatacttGCAGGAGTGAATTATTTTCTGCGAAAGATTGGCAACAAAGTGACGCCAGAACTGACTATTGAGAACAAGGATGATCATTACAGCTTGACATCTGTATCAACATTCAAGACCACAAAGCTTGAATTTGACGTTGGCAAGGAGTTTGAAACCACCACCCCAGATGGAAGAAAGGTCAAGGTGTGTATTATCACACAATATTTACCTTCTAATTTGAACAGGGTGAACAGAACTTGCTGCAGGGGTAGGGTGATCCAAACTTGTAAAATGCAAAATTAAGATATTTAAGTTAGTTTGAAAAGGAAGGATTGCAATAAGGAAATACAAAATCTCTGTACAAGTTTTCCCTTCCCTTTTGTAGGTGGAAGGAATAGAATGTGGCATACCTAAAATTAAATTTCGTATAAACCCATTAATTCCCATAGACCTTTTTACAGGTGCCATCTGGTTGCAGTTGGCAACAAGTTGAGGAGAATAAAGTTTAACAAATGAAACTAAAGAGAGCTGGTAGCCTGgtacaatttgttttttcttgactTAATATTGCATGCTGAGTGAATATGATGGCCAACCATGTAAATAGTGAATACCAAAAGATTGTTCATTGCATTGGCTTtccaatttttgtaattttttagaACATGATTTAAGCAGCCTGGCAAGACATTTAACCTTTGAACATAGGAaggcaattatttttttcctgatttgTGTTGCATTATATTACTCAGTCAACAGTGACGTTGGATGATGGCAAGCTGATACAGAAAGAATCTACCATTGGAGCAGAAGGAGATGGCAAGGATTGTACTTATATCAGGGAGCTAGATGCAAACAAAGATCTAAAAGTGGTAAGTGGCCTGACCTGCTGTGTCATTATGCAGGAATCTTGCTTTCAGGGCATTATGCATTTTTTCTAAGCAACTTTTCTGCATTCCTCATTGTTTTGTCTATAGAAGATGAAATGAAGAATTGGCCTGGAAAGATTCTCTTCAGGAACTAGataattttcagacaatatgaAATTGCCACCATTGCAATAACTTCACATCATTGGAATTTTAAAGTGCTTATTGCATCACATTTGTATCACCCATCCTGAACCCCCAATTTTACCCCAGTAATTTCATTGCATATGATAAACATCAAATaagaattttgcaacatttcatctTTATTAGTATCTGAAATTTGCTTTATACGTATATAAGGGAACAGCTGTTaatgcaaaaaaatgtttacttgCAATGCGAAGTAAATTTTCGGTATTTGATTCAACTGTGCCTACCCTCATTTATAATACAACAATTTGTAAAGTGGATCATTAAAGTGTACTGTACTCATAAAGATGCCAACTTATGCCAAGTGTCATTTGTGAACTTGCCAACTTTTTGATCTGTTATAACCTAAAAGGAAGTTCAAAAGTTCATTTGACTTTGAGATTAAATGTGAATTGTGAACATTGATCTCCTTCCTCAAAGGAAATAAGGTTGACACACATACAGGAAGCCTGCTAAAAGGAGTTAATATCAAGACATTATGTCAGTTCTGTCTTTTACATTTCTTCTACAAATATAGCATCTGGTTCCTGATTCTGAGGACATTGCCATTTCTTCTTAAATCTATATAAcaaattttatgtttttgtggctgattttatttcttcatcaaattcaatataataatatattgcCCGTTTCACAGTTGCGCTCCACTTTTCGTATATTCCATTTTGACCAGTTTTCCTCATTAAATATTCCTGTCAGCATTTCCATTACTCGGATACGGTAGTCTCATGACTTTAAAGCTTACCCTCAGAATTCTAATAACAAAAATGTTCAACATCATTATGTGTTGATGCGACAATTCAGATGTGAACGGACAGACCAAAAATTAAAGATGTCAATTATCTCAACTTTATATTTAAAACGTCATCTAATTTCACCATATCAATGAATTTATACCATGTTACACAGTACCAAGTATTGTTTTTTAGGGTATTAAAGGCCTAACAAAGCTGACATATTTGGTAATAGATAACCTGTCCGTtcacataaaaaaatgtcacaTCCACACATAAATTGTCAATGTATATGTTCCAATTAAATCAAAGGAGAGACATTAGTAATGACTAGAGTCGTATCATAATTTATGTATAAAAAGCATTGACATAAATGGTATTGGTATAAAAACTTGCTTTGATGGAAACGATGGAATTTTCATGTTATATGCTTATTATGAAAAGAAGATTGTAAGTATAAAGAAAAGCACAAAGAATAACTTACCAATTTTTATGGGATAATGTGTAAAAATGATCATTTTCAAATACAAACATCTCTTTTGTCCACAATGACAAGTTAACTTatccaaaatatttcaaaaaatgtaAACAGACAACACATCCGCATGACGAATTtggctttgaaaaaaatttacTAAAGAataataagatttttttcaaagtcacaTGATTTCTTTCCACCATCAATAATAAGAAATACTATTTATTTTGACAATATCTAGATTAGTTAAGGGATGGCAAAGTTAAGAAGAAAGGCATTTTGCCAGGTTGACATCAGCTAGGTCCAAATGAGACACATCTTGTACTGCGCACAGACACTTTTGAGTTGGACTTCCATTATATGCTATGGGAGGTACCCCTATGGGTCTGTCATGCGCATACCAAAACATTTCATCTAACTGCTGCTATTTTGTGCAGTGGACCAAAaccaaaaaaagtgaaaaattgtgCCTAACCGTGAAACAGGCCATATTTATTCTCCCAAGATTTCAACATAAATACAGGCACAGAATATCGAGATTAATCACTAAGAGGGCCAAGTCTCGAGATAAgagcaaactcgggctggtgcagcaccgccttatATCCCACTCATTCACCCTGGCAATTTTTGTGCCAATTTGAATTTCCCCATTCGTtctattacatacatgtagaagtaTATCTCCCATAGAACAGTGGCTATACATGTAAGGCCTAAATTATTGATATACTaaatgttgattattttttatcattgatcAATTCACAGACATGCATTTTGGGAAACATTGAATGTATTCGTCTCTACAAGAGAATGTAAAAATCAGTGAAGAATGGTGACATACATTCCTTTACACCATATCTCCTGAGGACTATGTCTGCCCTAGCTTGGACAATGGCTGCCTTTTGGTCTTCTACAGTAGCAATTTAATTGCCTCTTCAAATgcttcataaaacaaataattgaaatcAGGAATACTACATGGAGATAATTCATTCTTGccaattctgattttttttaaattcctgcCAGATTAGATGTACATTACTTCAAATGTGAAAAGTTGTGACTTTATATGCACATGTATATTATGTTTTGTGAGGACCTAAATGGAGATCActcttttgaaatttttacttgttaatttttttgctatttacatTGCAACTGACATCTAAGAAAATTGAAGAtgattaacatttattgaaatattgtctaacctggccatttttgtaattttgtgtaAAACTTTCTGAGTTATTAACGGAGTTAGTATACTGTGCGTTTTTATCAGGTAGACTtgatttttaattgatattCTGAAATCTTTAAATGACAATCATGATCAAAGCACTAAATAAGGAGATGAGTTTATGTTATATTGTTTGAGTTCAAAGTAATATTCACTGATAGTCTGTTAGCAATTTATATCAAATGTCCTTGACATTGTACTTGAGTCGGCTTATTATCATGTTTGCTAAATTTAGCAGACCTTTCTTGATAAATCTGACCTATTTTGAAGTATGCCACTGATGCAATTGATTACTAATTCAAACATAACCATGAAATAGTAgttgatgaaaattgataatggGATAATCTATAGAAGAAAATAAACTTGGGTTCATATTTGTCACACTCATGCGATGGAAAATGCATAATCGAGCAGGGATtataactattaaaaaaaacagcattaaACATTAGACAATCTTACAGCTTGTTTTAATAGTGGTTTATGAGACACAGGTTGTTAAAAGAAATTAGTTTGCTTTAGTTTTGATTACTAATTTAATCAATTATggcaaatcattaaaaatcttCTACTTTTAAAAGTAGACCAGTGACTCAGttgcaaaagaaaaagtgaaacTGGTTaggaattagaccaagtggctgTAAATCGATGAAAAGAGAAGACATTCCAAGTAGGCTTGATTTGGGGGCCAGCACAGAATTGAAGTtcatgtattatcattttttgaaagtTTTCTGAAGAAAATCTCAGAAAAATCATACAGATTTTACTGATTCAAACCCATTTGCACAGCTATTTGTGCATTTAAGCAGTATAATCAGTGATCTTCATTTGAGTTTTCACATTTGATACTGTGGTTTATCTGATGACCCATTGATTGCAAAATAAACACACTAGTATCATCTTTGTATTGTATTCCTTGTTTGTAGTCAATGCTAAGGCTAAAAAATTACCTTTCAAAGTGAGGACTTTGACTCGTTGATAATGAGATCAGTTGATAATCAGTAATTAAACAGGAAGAAGGCTGTTCGTTTGGGTCAAGTGtcaataaacttttttgtatTAAAGACTGTAACTCATGTACGAGACATGTATTTAAGATAACAATTCgaaaattgttttctattcagTTGATTTAGCaacatttgctttgtttttcTCTGCAAGAATTAgtttttatgtaataataataggaTTTTTATGGCACACacatccaccttgttaggtgctcaaggcgctcctatattaccctggctattAAAGCTAGTCTACTGATTTCAGTGCTCACAGCTTTCtgaggaattatttcctgccggtacccatttacctcacctgggttgagtgcagcacaatgtgggtagatttcttgccgaaggaaaacacaccatggcttgaaatcgaacccatgtccctcagattgGAAGACGatagtcttaaccactagaccattaCCTAAATACATCCGTTCATATACTtaaattcatgtacatgtacttataaATGAATCAGTTAAACTTGCAACATATTGAAATAAGTAGTGATGAGTATGCAATTGACAAAATAAGGGGGAGGGGTACCACACTTTGGGTATTTCGGGAGATTGCCCTCGTATTCTGTATGTATGTATTCGATCAAATTTGTGTTCTTTAGTGTGTATAATTTATGGTAaacatatatacatgcatattcaTGTAGTGTCTGTTGAAATCCATACATGAGCATTTGAAAGAGGTTTTAATACACGGAGGTTGTATTTTGTTCTAAATTAAATTCTGCCCAATTGTCAAGTCAGATACCTGCAAGTTAGGATTCATATTGTAATTGAATCAAATTTAGGTATATGGATTatgtatttttcatctttccaccggatggggggggggatggagggGGTCTAGCTCTGTCTTTACAGGTAATTACCTTTAgggatttcatttttttttgtgcaaGCCTGTATCTGCATTTAAAGATAattggaagtacatgtagttgcagtCAGTAACAAGTGTGTAAAACCAAGATCAATGTACCTGTATCCtcatctagatctacatgtagatctgttACAGATACAtaaactggactttgtgaaatcctAATTAAGTATGTGTGGTACTGGTACAGTGTATTATTACTTTGGAAATACCTGTTATTTGATTCATATCCAATGCTTAGTTTGCTAAAAATTTCACagcagttacatgatttcttctagaaaaatatttcatatccagaacatttttttttatttataaatgcaaAAGACTCTTGGGTAGTCATTGTACAAGGTATTGTACGGACCTATGTTGAAATCGTTAGAACAACTGTTTATCTTATGGTTATACATGAACACAAAATTATAATAGCTTAGCATATTTTAAATGTGACAGGTACACTGTGTGTTTACCACAATACACCTGCATAGGTTAAGGAAAATTCTGAGCACTCTTTGTGTTA is a window of Lytechinus variegatus isolate NC3 chromosome 2, Lvar_3.0, whole genome shotgun sequence DNA encoding:
- the LOC121409048 gene encoding fatty acid-binding protein, heart-like; translation: MASPEFAGKYILAESKNFDEFMGALGVNYFLRKIGNKVTPELTIENKDDHYSLTSVSTFKTTKLEFDVGKEFETTTPDGRKVKSTVTLDDGKLIQKESTIGAEGDGKDCTYIRELDANKDLKVTCILGNIECIRLYKRM